In Dysgonomonadaceae bacterium zrk40, one genomic interval encodes:
- the trmB gene encoding tRNA (guanosine(46)-N7)-methyltransferase TrmB produces the protein MAKNKLAKFADMATYDNVFQYTFETLQGNGFPLKGKWNEHFGNNNPVVLELGCGKGEYTVGLAHKYPDKNFVGIDIKGARMWKGATEAIEEKLTNVAFLRTHIELISYFFAENEVSEIWITFPDPQMKKVNKRLTSTRFMREYSRIMKENGLIHLKSDSPFLYTYTREMIRENELELLHDTDDLYHSGMEDEILEIRTFYEQQWLSRGLSIKYLRFICPKKEEWREPDIEIEKDPYRSFGRDARV, from the coding sequence ATGGCAAAGAATAAACTGGCCAAATTTGCCGACATGGCCACCTATGACAACGTATTTCAATACACTTTCGAAACCCTTCAGGGAAACGGATTTCCGCTGAAAGGAAAATGGAATGAACATTTTGGCAACAACAACCCTGTTGTGTTGGAGTTGGGATGCGGTAAAGGGGAGTATACAGTGGGACTGGCACACAAATATCCGGACAAAAACTTTGTCGGAATCGACATCAAGGGTGCCAGGATGTGGAAAGGTGCTACAGAAGCAATTGAGGAGAAGCTTACCAATGTGGCATTTTTACGCACCCACATTGAACTGATCAGTTACTTCTTCGCGGAAAATGAGGTGTCGGAGATCTGGATCACTTTTCCCGACCCGCAGATGAAAAAGGTGAACAAACGGCTCACCTCAACCCGCTTCATGAGGGAGTACAGCCGGATCATGAAGGAGAACGGCCTCATCCACCTGAAAAGTGACAGCCCCTTTCTCTACACATACACCCGGGAGATGATTCGGGAGAATGAATTGGAACTGTTGCATGACACCGATGATCTGTATCATTCCGGGATGGAGGATGAGATTCTTGAAATCCGCACCTTTTATGAACAACAGTGGCTCAGTAGGGGTTTATCCATCAAGTATCTCCGCTTCATCTGTCCCAAGAAAGAGGAATGGAGGGAGCCTGACATTGAGATTGAAAAAGACCCCTATCGCAGCTTCGGGAGAGATGCAAGAGTTTAA